One Drosophila santomea strain STO CAGO 1482 chromosome X, Prin_Dsan_1.1, whole genome shotgun sequence DNA segment encodes these proteins:
- the LOC120455205 gene encoding LOW QUALITY PROTEIN: serum response factor homolog A (The sequence of the model RefSeq protein was modified relative to this genomic sequence to represent the inferred CDS: substituted 1 base at 1 genomic stop codon): MAFMMPVMKNNYDIYKDTRSRKTSECSNASSNGTTALATALGTPAQGQQQQLQGNQRRRKVSECKSESFATSPSHGQLGVSSAHQRMQMQRCHSSRAFPRNASRSSHGSLQQMVSPTRSSPPTRSHTASALERQAAAQAAAINQKQQQSVAAAAAVESSNDYTKFHLRLVDKLRKSFRKDSGKRSXEQRNHSNNNQNYDNNNASSSSMALLSIAHNNNNDSNGAGWKVSDGSDAISSRRSPGRDVRECNADTAQALEACERAAKAATPRERERGMVSRLGRRFRRYCRFLAHSHHESVSAPEDETEAEVSSLEQLTGSRSSSRSRRRRSSSIGSAGSRLKMRLRRCTSSPG, encoded by the coding sequence ATGGCGTTCATGATGCCCGTGATGAAGAACAACTATGATATTTACAAGGACACGCGTTCCCGCAAAACATCGGAATGTTCGAATGCGAGTAGTAACGGTACAACGGCTTTGGCCACCGCTCTTGGAACGCCCGCCCAgggacaacaacaacaactgcaggGGAATCAGCGACGTCGCAAAGTGTCCGAATGCAAGTCGGAGAGCTTCGCCACCTCACCATCGCACGGTCAACTGGGCGTATCCTCCGCCCACCAAAGGATGCAAATGCAGCGCTGCCACAGTTCGCGGGCTTTTCCTCGCAACGCATCGCGCAGTTCGCACGGCTCGCTGCAGCAAATGGTGTCGCCCACGCGCAGTAGTCCGCCCACCCGGTCGCATACCGCATCCGCACTGGAGAGGCAGGCCGCCGCCCAGGCGGCGGCCATTaatcagaagcagcaacagtcggtcgctgcagctgctgcagtggAATCTTCCAATGATTATACGAAGTTCCATTTGCGTTTGGTCGACAAGCTGCGCAAGTCCTTCCGCAAGGATAGCGGTAAACGGTCATGAGAACAGCGCAatcacagcaacaacaaccaaaactacgacaacaacaatgccagcagcagcagcatggcgCTCCTTTCCATTGCccacaataacaacaacgacagcaaCGGAGCCGGCTGGAAAGTTAGTGACGGTAGCGATGCCATTTCCAGCAGAAGATCGCCTGGAAGAGATGTGAGAGAGTGCAATGCTGACACGGCCCAGGCACTGGAAGCATGCGAGAGAGCAGCGAAAGCGGCAACACCCAGAGAACGAGAAAGAGGCATGGTCAGTCGCTTGGGAAGACGCTTTCGGCGTTACTGTAGATTCCTGGCTCACTCTCACCATGAAAGTGTTTCGGCGCCAGAGGACGAGACAGAGGCGGAGGTCAGCTCCTTGGAGCAACTGACCGGCAGCCGGAGCAGCAGTCGTAGTCGCCGACGGCGCAGCAGCAGTATTGGAAGCGCCGGCAGCCGGCTGAAGATGCGACTGCGGCGCTGCACTTCGTCACCAGGATAA